In Sphingobacterium thalpophilum, a genomic segment contains:
- a CDS encoding sensor histidine kinase, whose protein sequence is MCFCSAILAQEQLQELKKSYYSLPLGSKERFVLTGKYAQGLYFNNEKVLASQLLNDNIQLARNYPDKQYYAYLNCIAAMNSFNDHAYEKSRYYLEHAKSVLPIVRDNGIKGYVYYCDGWVMTRQNKEDEAVSQFHKAISFLEKASQTDANIARKLAVYKELTAIYANQRNFDFQEKYTSLLLETAKEGKNVNSLFDAYMQAGYLFEEEYRSNNADRDLLRKAEQHYLEAYNLINKNEKHLVNPTDLAYVSVNLANLYHEFYPDNGGKKAISYARQALDIAAETEQYAITIPAYGILADESFKVGHREEGKKYLQQALYNLQREAHYDYQVGLSLFSRLAEVSVEEGKYEEAFNYQKSYIDVFEKAFNSDKLDKTKQLELKYERELQNQKLMRLRLEGEKKEQQIKLMKALNDRQHQLVENLKLNELNRTQQLKVLQLERDKKEQDLQLSRLENEQRLQELDVSKKQIAFKSRMNSIYIWLFISCLIVIVLLFYAYWQRSKALKQKEHLHELEIEKNNQQHAIKNLTVMLAGEEKERTRLARDLHDGLGGLLSSTKLGLSAINKNALEQETMKVGIDRSIDLLDGAVDELRRLAHNLMPDLIVKYGLKETLRDYASRMSQSTCQVECEFLQFESTLSTEQEISLYRIIQELVNNALKHANATNILIQLSSHNKRLHITIEDDGKGFDMESVDLQHSAGMHNVRSRLSFLNGEMKVMSENGAGTTIELELPMI, encoded by the coding sequence TTGTGCTTTTGTAGTGCTATTCTTGCCCAAGAACAGCTGCAAGAGTTAAAGAAATCATATTACAGTCTTCCTTTAGGAAGCAAGGAGCGGTTTGTATTGACTGGAAAATATGCGCAGGGCTTATATTTTAATAATGAAAAAGTACTGGCCAGTCAACTGCTTAATGATAATATTCAGCTGGCCAGAAATTATCCTGACAAGCAATATTATGCTTATTTGAATTGTATTGCAGCCATGAACAGCTTTAACGATCATGCATATGAAAAATCACGGTATTATTTAGAACATGCTAAATCTGTGCTACCGATTGTCCGGGATAATGGAATTAAAGGTTATGTGTATTATTGTGATGGATGGGTTATGACAAGGCAGAATAAGGAGGATGAAGCCGTTTCCCAATTTCATAAAGCAATTTCATTTTTAGAGAAAGCTTCACAGACTGACGCAAATATCGCTCGAAAACTAGCCGTTTATAAGGAACTGACAGCAATATATGCAAACCAACGCAATTTTGATTTTCAAGAAAAGTATACTTCTCTTTTGTTAGAAACGGCTAAAGAAGGGAAGAATGTCAATAGCCTATTTGACGCCTACATGCAGGCTGGTTATCTATTTGAAGAGGAGTATAGATCGAATAATGCAGATCGTGATTTATTGAGGAAAGCTGAACAACACTATCTTGAGGCTTATAATTTGATCAATAAGAATGAGAAGCATTTGGTTAATCCGACTGATCTAGCGTATGTTTCGGTTAATCTGGCGAATCTGTACCATGAGTTTTATCCTGATAATGGCGGTAAGAAAGCGATATCCTACGCCAGACAGGCTTTAGATATTGCTGCTGAAACGGAGCAATATGCCATTACAATACCTGCTTATGGTATCCTCGCTGACGAGTCTTTCAAAGTGGGGCATCGTGAGGAAGGGAAAAAATATCTGCAGCAGGCACTGTACAATCTTCAAAGAGAGGCCCATTACGATTATCAAGTGGGGCTAAGCCTGTTTAGCAGACTGGCCGAAGTAAGTGTTGAGGAAGGTAAATATGAAGAGGCTTTCAATTATCAAAAAAGCTACATAGATGTATTTGAAAAAGCATTTAATTCGGATAAACTCGATAAGACAAAGCAGCTGGAGCTGAAGTATGAGCGTGAACTGCAAAACCAAAAGTTAATGCGGCTTCGATTGGAAGGGGAGAAAAAGGAACAGCAGATCAAGTTGATGAAAGCCTTGAATGATAGGCAGCATCAACTGGTGGAGAATTTGAAGTTAAATGAACTGAATCGAACCCAGCAACTTAAAGTATTGCAGCTCGAACGGGATAAGAAGGAGCAGGATCTGCAATTAAGCCGACTGGAAAATGAACAACGCTTACAGGAGCTTGATGTTTCCAAAAAACAGATTGCTTTCAAGTCACGGATGAATTCGATCTATATCTGGTTATTTATCAGTTGTTTGATTGTGATCGTATTATTATTTTACGCCTACTGGCAGCGTTCAAAGGCATTGAAGCAAAAGGAACATTTGCATGAGCTTGAGATAGAAAAGAATAATCAACAACATGCCATTAAAAACCTGACTGTGATGTTGGCTGGGGAAGAGAAAGAGCGTACCCGTCTTGCTCGCGACCTTCATGATGGATTGGGAGGTTTACTGTCAAGTACCAAATTGGGATTATCAGCCATCAATAAAAATGCTTTGGAGCAAGAAACCATGAAAGTAGGAATCGATCGAAGCATTGATTTGCTGGACGGGGCTGTCGATGAACTTCGCCGGCTTGCGCATAATCTTATGCCAGATTTAATCGTAAAATATGGTTTGAAAGAAACTTTAAGAGACTATGCAAGCCGAATGAGTCAATCTACATGTCAAGTTGAATGTGAATTTTTACAATTTGAATCAACCCTAAGTACGGAACAGGAGATTTCTTTGTATAGAATTATTCAAGAATTGGTGAATAACGCGTTGAAGCACGCTAATGCGACCAACATTTTAATACAGCTTTCTTCACATAATAAACGTTTACACATTACAATTGAAGATGATGGCAAGGGTTTTGATATGGAAAGTGTCGATTTGCAGCATTCTGCAGGAATGCATAATGTGCGATCAAGACTTTCGTTTCTAAACGGGGAAATGAAGGTTATGTCGGAGAATGGAGCGGGTACAACCATTGAATTGGAATTACCCATGATTTAA